One part of the Deltaproteobacteria bacterium genome encodes these proteins:
- a CDS encoding acyl carrier protein yields the protein MSESTRVPERVREIVAEALARSPSDVRLDSILMADLGAESLDFLDIVFKLEHEFHIQITRGEMERAARGEMSDEEFAPGGVVSEQGLARLRELMPEAAARIHPGLRPVQILSLFSVQTFVNLVRAKMGAAPADAA from the coding sequence ATGAGCGAATCGACGCGCGTACCTGAGCGGGTCCGTGAGATCGTCGCCGAAGCGCTCGCGCGGTCCCCATCGGACGTGCGGCTCGACTCGATCCTGATGGCCGATCTCGGGGCGGAGTCGCTCGACTTCCTCGACATCGTCTTCAAGCTCGAGCACGAGTTCCACATCCAGATCACCCGCGGCGAGATGGAGCGCGCTGCGCGCGGAGAGATGAGCGACGAGGAGTTCGCTCCCGGCGGGGTGGTTTCCGAGCAAGGCCTCGCCCGGCTTCGCGAGCTGATGCCCGAAGCGGCAGCCCGCATCCACCCGGGGCTGCGGCCGGTACAAATCCTCAGCCTCTTCTCGGTACAGACGTTCGTGAACCTCGTGCGCGCAAAGATGGGCGCGGCGCCTGCCGACGCGGCCTGA
- a CDS encoding nitroreductase family protein, producing the protein MNGPTNLEWLRGRRSVRVFAPRSIDRALLERILEAAITAPSSTNRQPWRFAVVTAAPIRAALVDAVRSRTEAMKDIIRRSHHAEEFGSYGDFFFEPLETAAAIVVPQYREYPDLLAELIHSGGGDPATLPTASAMQAELCSTSAATMALLLQAHAEGLGACWMAGPMVARDEVQSLLRIVPPWRMVGAVALGWPAEAPQARPRKPISQVVQWHDEQGDKDERIDART; encoded by the coding sequence ATGAATGGCCCCACGAACCTCGAATGGTTGCGCGGCCGCCGCAGCGTCCGCGTCTTCGCTCCGCGATCGATCGATCGCGCGCTGCTGGAGCGGATTCTGGAGGCCGCGATCACGGCGCCGTCGAGCACCAACCGCCAACCCTGGCGGTTCGCAGTCGTGACCGCAGCTCCAATCCGCGCCGCGCTGGTCGATGCCGTGCGCAGCAGGACGGAGGCGATGAAGGACATCATTCGTCGATCGCACCATGCCGAGGAATTCGGCAGCTACGGCGACTTCTTCTTCGAGCCGCTGGAGACGGCGGCAGCCATCGTCGTGCCCCAGTACCGGGAGTATCCCGACCTGCTCGCCGAGCTGATCCACTCCGGCGGAGGCGATCCGGCGACGCTTCCCACCGCCTCTGCCATGCAGGCAGAGCTCTGCTCGACGAGCGCGGCAACCATGGCGCTCCTGCTGCAGGCGCACGCGGAGGGGCTCGGCGCCTGCTGGATGGCGGGACCGATGGTTGCGCGCGACGAGGTCCAATCGCTGCTCCGCATCGTGCCGCCCTGGCGGATGGTCGGCGCCGTCGCGTTGGGCTGGCCGGCGGAAGCGCCTCAGGCGCGGCCGCGCAAGCCCATCAGCCAGGTCGTGCAGTGGCACGACGAGCAAGGGGACAAGGATGAGCGAATCGACGCGCGTACCTGA
- a CDS encoding SDR family oxidoreductase: protein MGATPGERGVAGPSRRGRARGPGDRSGRDPAPGRAAVHRRTRTCRTRCSASGRRANPRRRDVRAAPQRGSARSGRCRPGGGPVNAGVAWVTGASGSIGRAVILELARRGLSVGIGFRSSEAAASRVAEEAARLGVSTQLLRGDVAAWNDVQRTGEELVTGLGPPDVLVCAAGVTRDSLLGASEPADFDEVMRVNFLGAVHACRAASRHMIARRRGAIVLVSSVAAQRPGRGQSNYAGSKGAVEAFARSIAVELAPRGIRVNVVAPGVIETTMSADLLALARDEVNRRILLRRPGTAEEVARVIAFLCSDEASYVTGQVWNVDGGFKLE, encoded by the coding sequence ATCGGCGCGACTCCTGGCGAGCGCGGCGTCGCTGGGCCGTCTCGGCGCGGCCGCGCCCGTGGTCCAGGCGATCGCAGCGGCCGAGATCCTGCGCCGGGGCGTGCTGCCGTCCATCGCCGGACTCGAACATGCCGCACCCGGTGCTCTGCATCCGGTCGCCGTGCCAACCCCCGCCGAAGAGACGTCCGCGCTGCTCCTCAGCGCGGGAGCGCCAGGTCTGGTCGCTGCCGTCCGGGTGGAGGTCCCGTGAACGCGGGCGTCGCGTGGGTCACGGGAGCGTCGGGCAGCATCGGCCGCGCCGTGATCCTCGAGCTGGCACGCCGCGGACTCTCCGTCGGCATCGGGTTCCGAAGCTCCGAGGCCGCGGCCTCACGGGTGGCGGAAGAGGCTGCGCGGCTCGGTGTCAGCACGCAGCTCCTCCGCGGCGATGTGGCGGCTTGGAACGACGTCCAGCGCACTGGCGAGGAGCTGGTCACCGGTCTGGGACCGCCGGACGTGCTCGTCTGCGCGGCGGGCGTCACGCGCGACTCCCTGCTCGGCGCGAGCGAGCCCGCGGACTTCGACGAGGTGATGCGCGTGAACTTCCTCGGCGCGGTCCACGCCTGCCGGGCGGCCTCACGGCACATGATCGCGCGCCGGCGGGGAGCGATCGTGCTCGTCTCGTCCGTTGCCGCCCAGCGCCCCGGCCGCGGGCAATCGAACTACGCCGGTTCCAAGGGAGCGGTCGAAGCCTTTGCGCGCTCGATCGCGGTCGAGCTGGCTCCCCGGGGCATTCGCGTCAACGTGGTCGCGCCGGGCGTCATCGAAACCACGATGTCCGCGGACCTGCTCGCCCTTGCGCGAGACGAGGTGAATCGGCGTATCCTCTTGCGCAGGCCGGGCACTGCCGAGGAAGTGGCGCGCGTGATCGCATTCCTCTGCAGCGATGAAGCAAGCTACGTGACTGGCCAGGTCTGGAACGTCGACGGGGGGTTCAAGCTCGAATGA
- a CDS encoding beta-ketoacyl-[acyl-carrier-protein] synthase family protein yields the protein MRRAVISGAGVVSPFGVGLQPLLDALAAGRAAVGPIRSFDASHFPVRVAGEVPLSTIAPAWLAGKLAGFGPADLLVHDLERDGSLRDRKVPFALLAAAEAWRAAGCGPAEQHASLSIAIGLEQAFLEDFAPIWREGAIDWTAQAAASLPFVRFRSPVDLAARSVRQLLELRGLAVIHASACAAGGLAVAHAAALVERGESDVVVCGGTDSMVNPLGIGGLARIGAPSPRNEPDACRPFDRRRDGLAIGEGAAMFVVEDERRAEARGATALARVLGWGSTQDGYRATTPRPDGAAARRAMELALSRAGLSPAEVGYVNAHGTGTPLNDPAEARAIRGAFGAQAERIPVSSIKGAVGHLMSASGAIELASCLLAFQRDLLPGTAHHREPDPDCPLPVIGEQPRHATIDVALSNSFGFGGQNVCLALGHPGGRK from the coding sequence GTGAGGCGGGCGGTCATCAGCGGCGCGGGCGTCGTGTCCCCCTTCGGCGTGGGTCTGCAGCCGTTGCTCGATGCGCTCGCTGCAGGGCGCGCCGCGGTCGGACCCATCCGCTCGTTCGACGCGAGCCACTTTCCGGTGCGCGTCGCAGGCGAGGTCCCTCTCTCCACCATCGCGCCTGCGTGGCTCGCCGGAAAGTTGGCCGGATTTGGGCCCGCGGATCTGCTCGTGCACGACCTGGAGCGCGACGGGTCGTTGCGAGACCGCAAGGTTCCGTTCGCGCTGCTGGCGGCCGCCGAGGCCTGGCGCGCAGCAGGCTGTGGCCCCGCCGAGCAACACGCCTCGCTGTCGATCGCCATCGGACTCGAGCAGGCCTTTCTCGAAGATTTCGCGCCGATCTGGCGCGAGGGTGCGATCGACTGGACAGCCCAGGCCGCGGCCTCGCTTCCCTTCGTACGGTTCCGCTCGCCTGTCGATCTCGCCGCCCGCTCCGTCCGGCAATTGCTCGAGCTGCGCGGTCTCGCCGTGATCCACGCGAGCGCCTGCGCCGCCGGCGGGCTGGCCGTGGCGCACGCCGCGGCTCTCGTCGAGCGCGGCGAGTCGGACGTCGTGGTTTGCGGCGGGACGGACTCCATGGTCAATCCGTTGGGTATCGGCGGACTGGCGCGCATTGGAGCGCCTTCGCCGCGCAACGAGCCGGACGCATGCCGCCCATTCGATCGCCGCCGCGACGGCCTCGCCATCGGTGAGGGCGCCGCCATGTTCGTCGTCGAGGACGAGCGCCGTGCGGAGGCGCGCGGAGCCACTGCCCTCGCTCGCGTGCTGGGCTGGGGCAGCACGCAAGACGGGTATCGCGCGACCACGCCGCGGCCCGACGGCGCCGCCGCGCGCCGCGCCATGGAGCTGGCACTCTCTCGCGCCGGTCTTTCACCGGCGGAAGTCGGGTACGTCAACGCGCACGGCACCGGCACGCCGCTGAACGATCCCGCGGAGGCCCGCGCCATTCGCGGAGCGTTCGGTGCACAGGCGGAACGCATCCCCGTCAGCTCGATCAAGGGCGCGGTCGGGCATCTGATGTCCGCGTCCGGAGCGATCGAGCTGGCCTCGTGCTTGCTTGCCTTCCAGCGGGATCTTCTTCCCGGCACCGCGCATCACCGCGAGCCCGATCCGGACTGCCCGCTGCCAGTGATCGGCGAGCAACCGCGGCATGCAACGATTGACGTCGCCCTCTCCAATTCGTTCGGCTTCGGTGGCCAGAACGTTTGCCTGGCGCTCGGACACCCTGGAGGGCGGAAATGA
- a CDS encoding beta-ketoacyl-[acyl-carrier-protein] synthase family protein — MRRPVFVNGVGAFTALGATWPQTCAALADGASAVQPVRVFDATGFPSSHAAAIDRVPPGAPDRRLSFALPAAREAWDAAGLKSTPAERIGVFVGAETGRPDFETLVALARASARDQGLDESRLIKALQARASALAPGEVSPAAVAFRLAAEFGTRGPCATVSLACASGAAAIIEAARSLRAGECDVALCGGVGADVDPLLLAAFGLLGALSASGVSRPFDHRRDGFVLGEGAAMAVLSCRPAAVELEGVGRTLDAHHITAPAPDGGGAIRAMRLALADAGRHSVEVVQAHGTSTPLNDAVEARALQAVFGERLGTVRVSSVKGALGHTIAAAGALGFLAGAEAVARGTVLPTAGLEQPDPDCSLSHVMGRAVTMRVDAALVNAFAFGGANCSLVLARAA, encoded by the coding sequence GTGCGGCGGCCCGTGTTCGTCAACGGAGTCGGTGCGTTCACCGCGCTCGGCGCAACCTGGCCTCAGACGTGCGCTGCGCTGGCGGATGGCGCTTCCGCCGTGCAGCCGGTGCGCGTCTTCGATGCGACCGGTTTTCCTTCTTCCCATGCGGCGGCGATCGATCGGGTCCCGCCCGGCGCGCCCGATCGCCGCCTTTCGTTCGCGCTGCCCGCGGCGCGCGAGGCGTGGGACGCGGCGGGGCTGAAGAGCACGCCTGCCGAGCGAATCGGGGTCTTCGTCGGTGCAGAGACGGGCCGGCCGGACTTCGAGACGCTGGTCGCGCTCGCGCGGGCGTCCGCGCGCGACCAAGGGCTGGATGAGTCGCGGCTGATCAAGGCGCTGCAGGCGCGCGCATCGGCGCTCGCTCCGGGCGAGGTCTCGCCCGCCGCGGTGGCCTTCCGGCTCGCCGCCGAATTCGGGACGCGCGGTCCCTGCGCGACCGTGTCGCTCGCCTGCGCTTCCGGAGCCGCCGCCATCATCGAGGCGGCTCGTTCCCTGCGCGCCGGCGAATGCGACGTGGCGCTCTGTGGCGGCGTGGGCGCGGATGTCGATCCATTGCTCCTCGCCGCGTTCGGTTTGCTGGGCGCCCTGAGCGCTTCGGGCGTATCGCGACCCTTCGACCACCGGCGCGACGGGTTCGTGCTCGGCGAGGGTGCCGCCATGGCGGTGCTGTCCTGCCGTCCTGCGGCCGTCGAGCTCGAGGGTGTGGGCCGCACGCTGGATGCGCACCACATCACGGCCCCGGCGCCCGACGGAGGCGGCGCCATCCGCGCCATGCGCCTCGCGCTCGCCGATGCCGGCCGGCACTCGGTCGAGGTCGTCCAGGCGCACGGCACCTCGACGCCGCTCAACGATGCCGTCGAGGCCCGGGCGTTGCAAGCGGTCTTCGGTGAGAGGCTGGGCACGGTTCGCGTCAGCTCCGTCAAGGGCGCACTCGGTCACACGATCGCAGCGGCAGGAGCGCTCGGATTCCTCGCCGGCGCGGAGGCGGTCGCGAGGGGAACCGTTCTCCCCACTGCCGGCCTCGAACAACCCGACCCGGACTGCTCGCTTTCGCATGTGATGGGACGGGCAGTGACGATGCGGGTCGACGCGGCGCTGGTGAATGCGTTCGCCTTCGGCGGCGCGAACTGCAGTCTCGTGCTGGCGAGGGCGGCATGA
- the fabZ gene encoding 3-hydroxyacyl-ACP dehydratase FabZ yields the protein MRYFLLDRILTLRPPESATAVKCVSLADDVFADHFPGQPVMPGALLIEAMAQLGGVLVEATLRERGHDHLHAMLTMVDRAKFREVVRPGDRLELEAIGLAAREEGGQVRALARVDGKLVAEADLTFAFVKIANPKLIQRRREALQIWLGGSVGE from the coding sequence ATGCGGTACTTTCTCCTCGATCGGATCCTCACGCTGCGGCCGCCGGAGAGCGCGACGGCCGTCAAGTGCGTGTCGCTGGCGGACGACGTCTTCGCCGATCATTTTCCCGGACAGCCGGTGATGCCTGGAGCGCTGCTCATCGAGGCCATGGCCCAACTCGGGGGCGTCCTGGTCGAGGCAACGTTGCGCGAGCGCGGCCATGATCACCTTCACGCGATGCTCACCATGGTCGATCGGGCGAAGTTCCGCGAGGTGGTGCGGCCCGGTGACCGGCTCGAGTTGGAGGCGATCGGCCTCGCGGCGCGAGAGGAAGGCGGCCAGGTCCGTGCGCTGGCGCGCGTCGACGGAAAACTCGTCGCCGAAGCGGACCTGACGTTCGCGTTCGTGAAGATCGCGAACCCGAAGCTCATCCAGCGCCGGCGTGAGGCATTGCAGATCTGGCTGGGCGGATCGGTTGGAGAGTAG
- a CDS encoding radical SAM protein encodes MLRNRAEGTMDCAICEPTRTRPDKPHTFFAHEYIPCPKCERRGEARIVLRGGQVWALLRCESCGPVERLHHQDAAAFVAAFLARGEADAASPVDRVFKHTTSVCPHCLRLLEVEVVLRAGKVYFRKDCPSCGKSEALVSEDALYYVRAYAFARAGTEPLHFSRKAEHGCPTDCGVCDEHEQHTCLPIVEVTDHCNLECPICIVNNRYSSHISLADFERIIDGMVHREGMCESVALSGGEPTSHPQILDLVRIATRPEIGRVVIITNGLRLGRDHAFAEAIRESGAYVALQLDGFTADTHEKIRGRDLVAEKDAALRILKELRIPTQLVFVATRGANEHQIGQAVELLLREDHILSLNFQPAAFTGYGGGKYPGDPMDRLTIPGVIQRIEEQTGGKLRKSDFYPLPCSHPQCVSLTYLMKLEDDTHLPFGRFVDFSRFGTLLRSSATLPANEQIHEALHEVIHDVFARQDEIERGPDVLVALRALLLQMFPDRLLSPKEAVRIGEGRAKSIFLHHYMDRHDFDLERLRKCCHHYPQADGRVMPACGFNMFHRGAAKGPDTAVADFARPGANGLGGRRLPVVSAG; translated from the coding sequence ATGCTGCGAAACCGCGCGGAGGGCACGATGGACTGCGCGATCTGCGAACCGACGCGGACGCGGCCTGACAAGCCGCATACCTTCTTCGCTCACGAGTACATACCCTGCCCGAAATGCGAGCGGCGCGGTGAGGCGCGGATCGTCTTGCGCGGCGGCCAGGTCTGGGCGCTGCTGCGCTGCGAGAGCTGCGGGCCGGTCGAGCGACTTCATCATCAAGACGCGGCCGCCTTCGTCGCCGCGTTCCTCGCCCGTGGCGAAGCGGATGCTGCTTCTCCCGTGGACCGCGTCTTCAAGCACACCACCTCCGTGTGCCCGCACTGCCTGCGGCTGCTCGAGGTGGAGGTCGTGCTGCGCGCCGGCAAGGTCTACTTCCGCAAGGATTGCCCTTCCTGTGGCAAGTCCGAGGCGCTGGTCAGCGAGGACGCCCTCTACTACGTGCGCGCCTACGCCTTCGCGCGCGCCGGCACCGAGCCGCTGCACTTCTCGCGGAAGGCGGAGCATGGCTGCCCGACGGACTGCGGCGTCTGCGACGAGCACGAGCAGCACACCTGCCTGCCCATCGTCGAGGTGACGGACCACTGCAACCTGGAGTGCCCGATCTGCATCGTCAACAACCGGTATTCGTCGCACATCTCGCTCGCCGACTTCGAGCGGATCATCGACGGCATGGTCCACCGCGAAGGAATGTGCGAGTCGGTCGCGCTCTCCGGCGGCGAGCCCACCAGCCATCCGCAGATCCTCGACCTCGTTCGCATCGCGACCCGGCCCGAGATCGGCCGGGTGGTGATCATCACCAACGGGCTGCGCCTCGGGCGGGACCACGCCTTCGCGGAGGCGATCCGGGAGAGCGGCGCCTACGTGGCGCTGCAACTCGACGGCTTCACGGCCGACACGCACGAGAAGATCCGCGGCCGCGATCTCGTGGCGGAGAAAGACGCAGCGCTGCGCATCCTCAAGGAGCTGCGGATCCCCACGCAGCTCGTCTTCGTCGCCACCCGCGGCGCCAACGAGCACCAGATCGGGCAGGCAGTCGAGTTGCTCTTGCGCGAGGACCACATCCTCTCGCTGAACTTCCAACCGGCGGCCTTTACCGGCTACGGCGGCGGGAAGTACCCGGGCGATCCGATGGATCGCTTGACCATTCCGGGCGTCATCCAGCGCATCGAGGAACAGACCGGCGGCAAGCTACGCAAGTCCGACTTCTACCCGCTGCCGTGCTCGCATCCGCAGTGCGTCTCGCTCACCTATCTGATGAAGCTCGAGGACGACACGCACCTGCCATTCGGACGCTTCGTGGATTTCTCCCGCTTTGGAACGCTGTTGCGGTCGTCGGCGACGCTGCCCGCGAACGAGCAGATCCACGAGGCGCTGCATGAGGTGATCCACGACGTGTTCGCGCGTCAGGACGAGATCGAGCGCGGTCCAGACGTGCTCGTCGCGCTTCGCGCGCTGCTCTTGCAGATGTTTCCCGACCGGCTGCTGTCTCCCAAGGAGGCGGTGCGCATCGGCGAAGGCCGGGCAAAGTCGATCTTCCTCCACCATTACATGGACCGGCACGATTTCGACCTCGAGCGGCTGCGCAAGTGCTGTCACCATTACCCGCAAGCGGACGGGCGGGTCATGCCCGCCTGCGGGTTCAACATGTTCCACCGCGGCGCGGCGAAGGGACCGGACACCGCGGTGGCGGATTTCGCGCGCCCTGGAGCCAACGGCCTCGGGGGCAGGAGGCTGCCCGTGGTGAGCGCCGGATGA
- a CDS encoding SDR family NAD(P)-dependent oxidoreductase — protein MSTRLLEGKVALVTGGSRGLGRAICRTLAGEGAAVAFNYSRSDEDARRTLDELRSSGARAWAFRASVLDKVAIDAMVRAIEAEAGAPVDVLVNNAGVGQVVPLALMQEDDWDKMMDVHVKGAFLVTQGVLRGMIRMRRGRILNVSSLAGVKMLEAPVHYCTAKAALKGFTEGLAKEIGRYGVTVNCIAPGILEEGVSVNVPPAKRDDYLRHCAVGRVGTFEEIASVVAFLVSDGNSYMNGATIVVDGAV, from the coding sequence ATGAGCACGCGACTGCTCGAGGGAAAGGTGGCGCTGGTGACCGGGGGCTCCCGCGGGCTGGGCCGCGCCATCTGCAGGACGCTCGCCGGCGAGGGGGCGGCGGTGGCGTTCAACTACAGCCGCTCCGACGAAGATGCGCGCCGAACCCTCGACGAGCTTCGCAGCTCGGGCGCGCGGGCGTGGGCCTTTCGCGCCTCGGTCCTGGACAAGGTGGCGATCGACGCCATGGTCCGCGCCATCGAGGCCGAAGCAGGCGCGCCGGTGGACGTGCTCGTCAACAACGCCGGCGTGGGCCAGGTCGTGCCCCTTGCGCTGATGCAAGAGGACGACTGGGACAAGATGATGGACGTGCACGTGAAGGGCGCGTTCCTCGTCACCCAAGGCGTGCTGCGCGGCATGATCCGGATGCGTCGCGGCAGGATCCTCAACGTCAGCTCGCTCGCCGGCGTGAAGATGCTGGAGGCGCCGGTACATTACTGCACCGCCAAAGCGGCGCTGAAGGGCTTCACGGAAGGCTTGGCAAAAGAGATCGGCCGCTATGGCGTTACCGTGAACTGCATCGCCCCGGGGATCCTCGAAGAGGGGGTCAGCGTGAACGTGCCGCCGGCGAAGCGCGATGATTATCTGCGCCATTGCGCCGTGGGCCGCGTGGGCACGTTCGAGGAGATCGCAAGCGTGGTGGCGTTCCTCGTTTCCGACGGCAATTCCTACATGAACGGGGCGACGATCGTGGTGGACGGCGCCGTCTAG
- a CDS encoding ABC transporter ATP-binding protein: MVRAEALARRFGEVTAVGGVSLSIAAREWVSLIGPSGCGKTTLLQMLGLLDRPTAGRLTLAGVDPWDRSPSERSRLRREQLGFVFQGNNLIDHLTARENVALPAWRLLGRRLAALAAADALLERLGLSSRAGTPAAALSMGEAQRVAIARALVNRPGLVLADEPTGNLDSASTKTVMAAFAEVCIAGSALLVVTHDAGVARHANRILAMSDGRLVG, from the coding sequence ATGGTGCGCGCCGAAGCGCTCGCCCGTCGCTTCGGCGAAGTCACGGCCGTCGGCGGCGTTTCGCTGAGCATTGCCGCCCGGGAGTGGGTGTCGCTCATCGGTCCTAGCGGTTGCGGCAAGACCACGCTGCTTCAGATGCTCGGCCTGCTCGATCGCCCGACGGCAGGTCGGCTGACGCTCGCAGGCGTCGATCCATGGGACCGCAGCCCGTCAGAGCGCAGCAGACTTCGCCGCGAACAGCTGGGCTTCGTATTTCAGGGCAACAACCTGATCGATCACCTGACGGCGCGCGAGAACGTCGCCCTTCCAGCGTGGCGGCTCCTGGGACGACGTCTCGCCGCGCTCGCCGCCGCCGATGCGCTCCTCGAACGGCTGGGACTCTCCTCGCGCGCCGGGACGCCCGCCGCCGCTCTTTCGATGGGAGAAGCACAGCGCGTGGCGATTGCCCGCGCCCTCGTCAACCGTCCCGGATTGGTCCTCGCCGACGAACCCACCGGCAACCTCGACTCGGCGTCGACCAAAACCGTGATGGCCGCGTTCGCGGAGGTATGCATCGCTGGATCTGCGCTGCTGGTCGTCACGCACGACGCGGGCGTGGCCCGTCACGCCAACCGGATTCTTGCGATGTCCGATGGACGCCTCGTCGGCTAG
- a CDS encoding ABC transporter permease, whose protein sequence is MATPPITIHRGANPSLIVFLAWRDLRSSPLTAAVLVAAVAVGVAFQVPNTANILGYEAEMLEQGVKSGFGDVRVYPRQGRRIDEAATTLDRLRSTPGVRAVAAVLILPAVVGRDQAFQSVAALAVDAPDGRRPFRLVEGQALPPGDRHGVLLGRSLARRLGVRVGDEVKLRVVLGREQLDEDVGRYRLTVRGLFAGAFTVCATDSIVVDRRFLASELGNPDATDMLLVYSDDPDRAGALSARLAGSFPGLDARTWAEDSALLRNAIHGSAAVAASSSAMVLVAVALPVAALLYLRSVNRRRQVALMAAMGIGGSEVFVAFLLQALLIGLVGVALGCPIAYGLLRYFRAHPIFEMEEFVLRPVEAIRTFVWPAVTVLVATVLSGVYPAWRAARIDPAEILRRGA, encoded by the coding sequence ATGGCCACGCCACCGATCACAATCCATCGCGGGGCGAACCCATCGCTGATTGTCTTCCTCGCATGGCGGGACTTGCGGAGCAGTCCGTTGACGGCCGCCGTGCTCGTCGCCGCCGTAGCGGTTGGGGTCGCCTTTCAGGTGCCGAACACCGCAAACATTCTCGGATACGAAGCGGAAATGCTCGAGCAAGGGGTGAAATCGGGCTTCGGCGACGTGCGCGTTTATCCGCGACAGGGCCGTCGCATCGATGAGGCAGCGACGACGCTCGACCGGCTGCGGTCCACGCCCGGCGTCCGCGCGGTTGCGGCAGTGTTGATCCTTCCGGCCGTCGTCGGACGCGACCAGGCATTCCAGAGCGTGGCCGCGCTTGCCGTCGACGCTCCCGATGGCCGCCGGCCCTTCCGGCTCGTCGAGGGGCAGGCGCTGCCACCCGGCGACCGGCATGGAGTGCTGCTCGGGCGCAGTCTCGCGCGCCGGCTCGGGGTCCGTGTCGGCGACGAAGTGAAGCTCCGCGTCGTCCTCGGGCGCGAGCAACTCGACGAAGACGTAGGCCGGTACCGCCTGACGGTGCGCGGGCTCTTTGCCGGCGCGTTCACGGTCTGCGCGACCGATTCCATCGTCGTCGATCGCCGTTTTCTCGCAAGCGAGCTCGGCAATCCGGACGCGACCGACATGCTCCTCGTCTATTCCGACGATCCCGATCGCGCCGGCGCTCTGTCGGCGCGGCTTGCCGGTTCCTTTCCGGGGCTCGACGCCCGCACCTGGGCGGAGGACAGCGCGCTGTTGCGCAATGCCATCCATGGCAGCGCAGCCGTGGCGGCGTCATCGAGCGCGATGGTGCTGGTCGCCGTGGCCTTGCCGGTGGCCGCGCTCCTCTACCTCCGTTCCGTAAACCGGAGAAGGCAAGTCGCGCTCATGGCTGCAATGGGGATCGGGGGGTCGGAAGTGTTCGTCGCCTTTCTCCTCCAGGCGCTACTCATCGGGCTCGTCGGCGTCGCGCTCGGCTGTCCGATCGCCTACGGGCTCCTGCGCTACTTCCGCGCCCATCCGATCTTCGAGATGGAGGAGTTCGTCCTCCGGCCGGTCGAGGCGATCCGGACCTTCGTCTGGCCCGCCGTTACGGTGCTCGTCGCGACGGTCCTGTCCGGCGTCTATCCGGCCTGGCGCGCGGCGCGAATCGATCCGGCGGAGATCCTCCGCCGCGGCGCATGA
- a CDS encoding phosphate ABC transporter substrate-binding protein: MLTRIALALSLLAVPSLAQVSSPEDVRKSLAAQKERAGVVAERGEKPHYTRKFDLSGLPHYVPQKQLTGWIRLHGSNYLADGKLGEYWRDGFAKFQPGLRISFYLPTAAVAFAALYYNQADLAMGHRPGFYDLLAYQRVMGFDPLEITAVTGSYDVAGWENSTVILVNNENPLKGITLEQLDGVFGAARDGGWAGTNFRPDWARGPEKNIRTWGQLGLKGEWADKPIHVYGFNLRYNTATDFADKVLKASDKWNENIHAYAHIVQPDGKRYIQADQITDALARDKYGIAYNRYRGERPNIRRLAVAATDGGPFVEHTLETVQNRTYPLFQEAYFYTSVKPGTALEPNVKEFLRYVLSQEGQAEVQRDGKYLPLTAAVVREQLKKLDEAH; encoded by the coding sequence ATGCTGACTCGCATCGCGTTGGCGCTGTCGCTGCTCGCTGTTCCCTCGCTCGCGCAGGTCTCCAGCCCTGAGGACGTCCGCAAATCGCTCGCGGCGCAGAAGGAGCGCGCCGGCGTGGTGGCCGAGCGCGGCGAGAAGCCGCACTACACCCGCAAGTTCGACTTGAGCGGCCTGCCCCACTACGTCCCGCAGAAGCAACTCACCGGCTGGATCCGCCTGCACGGCAGCAACTACCTGGCCGACGGCAAGCTCGGCGAATACTGGCGCGACGGATTCGCGAAGTTCCAGCCCGGGCTGCGCATCTCCTTCTACCTTCCGACGGCGGCCGTGGCGTTCGCTGCGCTCTATTACAACCAGGCCGACCTGGCGATGGGCCACCGGCCGGGGTTCTACGACCTGCTCGCATACCAGCGCGTGATGGGCTTCGACCCGCTCGAGATCACCGCCGTCACCGGCTCGTACGACGTCGCGGGCTGGGAAAACTCGACGGTGATCCTCGTCAACAACGAGAACCCCCTCAAGGGCATCACCCTCGAACAGCTCGACGGCGTGTTCGGCGCGGCCCGCGACGGCGGCTGGGCGGGGACCAACTTCCGCCCCGACTGGGCGCGCGGCCCGGAGAAGAACATCCGCACCTGGGGCCAGCTGGGTCTGAAGGGCGAGTGGGCCGACAAGCCCATCCACGTCTACGGATTCAACCTCCGCTACAACACCGCCACCGACTTCGCTGACAAGGTACTCAAGGCGAGCGACAAGTGGAACGAGAACATCCACGCCTATGCGCACATCGTTCAGCCCGACGGCAAGCGATACATCCAGGCCGACCAGATCACCGACGCGCTCGCCCGCGACAAGTACGGCATCGCCTACAACCGCTACCGCGGCGAGCGGCCGAACATCCGGCGACTGGCAGTGGCCGCGACCGACGGCGGGCCGTTCGTCGAGCACACGCTGGAGACGGTGCAGAACCGCACCTATCCGCTCTTCCAGGAAGCCTATTTTTATACGAGCGTGAAGCCCGGGACGGCACTCGAACCGAACGTGAAGGAGTTCCTCCGGTACGTCCTGAGCCAGGAAGGCCAGGCGGAAGTGCAGCGCGACGGCAAGTACCTGCCGCTGACAGCGGCGGTCGTGCGGGAGCAACTCAAGAAGCTCGACGAAGCCCACTAG